Proteins co-encoded in one Bacillus infantis NRRL B-14911 genomic window:
- a CDS encoding lmo0937 family membrane protein: MLKFIIGALLVLWLLGFIFKIAGGIIHILLVIAAVLLVINLIKGRRTS, translated from the coding sequence ATGCTGAAATTTATCATAGGGGCACTTTTGGTGCTGTGGCTGCTTGGCTTCATTTTTAAGATTGCAGGAGGGATCATCCACATTCTCCTCGTAATTGCTGCTGTTCTGCTCGTCATCAATCTTATCAAAGGAAGAAGAACCAGCTAG
- a CDS encoding DUF2188 domain-containing protein yields the protein MIKEYAVVPNKDENLWLVKLEDAAPAAQFGSRTAAVEEAEKMAKENKPSKVTVMDDNHEVIDEKLFQ from the coding sequence ATGATTAAAGAATATGCAGTTGTACCAAATAAGGATGAAAACCTCTGGCTGGTCAAGCTGGAAGATGCAGCACCTGCAGCACAATTCGGCAGCCGAACGGCAGCAGTGGAAGAAGCTGAAAAGATGGCTAAAGAAAATAAGCCGAGCAAGGTGACCGTAATGGACGATAATCATGAGGTCATCGACGAAAAATTATTTCAATAA